In Burkholderia sp. WP9, a genomic segment contains:
- a CDS encoding AAA family ATPase — MDKLISDQAEGLRRMLARSGSRVIAVTAGSAGAGSTTTVVNLAAALAQQGKDVLVIDECLGEKSVSAMLGGVRGAGNFAAVMRGEMTLDDAAARNALGFSVLAASRLNREGHTAAELGVVLRGSADVVLIDAQLDPQGHLSALAKQAHDVMIVTRMAAQAITDAYACMKRLHYGHAIAQFRVLVNYVQSVNDAHTAFANLAGVAGRYLTVALEDAGCIAADARMARALELSRCVVDAFPSTPAARDYRHLAAELQYWPMRSAMSSQTPWMAPATVTAAQHADQPSAQHA; from the coding sequence TTGGATAAGCTCATCTCCGATCAGGCTGAAGGACTGCGGCGGATGCTGGCGCGCAGCGGCTCGCGCGTGATTGCGGTGACGGCCGGTTCGGCCGGCGCCGGCTCTACGACGACGGTGGTGAACCTTGCCGCCGCGCTGGCGCAGCAGGGCAAGGACGTGCTGGTGATCGACGAATGCCTCGGCGAGAAGTCGGTGAGCGCGATGCTCGGCGGCGTACGCGGCGCAGGCAATTTCGCCGCCGTGATGCGCGGCGAGATGACGCTCGACGACGCTGCCGCGCGCAACGCGCTCGGCTTCTCGGTACTGGCCGCCTCGCGGCTGAATCGTGAGGGTCACACCGCCGCGGAATTAGGTGTGGTGCTGCGCGGCTCCGCCGACGTCGTGCTGATCGATGCGCAACTCGATCCGCAAGGCCACCTGTCGGCGCTCGCGAAACAGGCGCACGACGTGATGATCGTCACGCGCATGGCCGCGCAGGCCATCACCGACGCGTACGCATGCATGAAGCGCCTGCACTACGGCCATGCGATCGCGCAGTTCCGGGTGCTGGTGAACTACGTGCAGAGCGTGAACGACGCGCATACCGCCTTTGCAAACCTGGCCGGCGTGGCCGGGCGCTACCTGACGGTCGCGCTGGAAGACGCCGGTTGTATTGCCGCCGATGCGCGGATGGCGCGAGCCCTGGAGTTGTCGCGTTGTGTCGTCGATGCGTTCCCGTCGACACCGGCTGCGCGCGACTACCGGCATCTCGCCGCCGAATTGCAGTACTGGCCGATGCGGTCAGCGATGTCGTCGCAAACGCCCTGGATGGCGCCTGCGACAGTTACAGCGGCGCAACACGCCGACCAACCGTCTGCGCAGCACGCCTGA
- the flgA gene encoding flagellar basal body P-ring formation chaperone FlgA, protein MDQPTFDPTHRANRTAAHRVGAGAHAARRAARAVSRLLTRLAVSLTVWVAGGIVLLPASGQAQEAGGPIVIPGPGEKNPAALADLAEHMQATPAKRAGSAATLAAATAQSLTPGPTARDADSFTRAANASGSIVIPGAGEPPAAPQMVRTNFKPDANGVVTIPAPGSANRADAVARVNVVSGSRQVVPVVVTPAPQLNSARQTAGVQPVAANAPLAAAAGASASASASAGFDSLASRGEPPQLGANGKPVVTRAVAAPAAVPAAVPAAPAIARASATRPVAPAVAQQNLRPATIAQALPLPGQQDPEAIRSAALGFLQQQSAGLPGKVDITVAPAFPRGLAQCSTLEPFMPSGARLWGRMTVGVRCAGERPWTIYLQARISLHATYYLAARAMAPGEVLTAADLVARDGDLTGLPQAIVTDPSQAVGSVTLTRVAGGMPLRRDMLKSASAVSIGQTVRVVAAGEGFAISAEGSAMNNASPGQQVRVKTANGQIISGIVKDGSTVEIQL, encoded by the coding sequence ATGGACCAGCCCACCTTCGATCCGACGCACCGCGCAAACCGCACGGCGGCGCATCGCGTCGGTGCGGGCGCTCACGCCGCACGGCGTGCCGCGCGGGCCGTCTCGCGTCTCCTGACTCGCCTCGCGGTGAGTCTGACGGTGTGGGTCGCCGGCGGCATCGTGCTGCTGCCGGCCAGCGGCCAGGCTCAGGAAGCGGGCGGCCCGATCGTGATTCCCGGCCCCGGAGAAAAGAATCCGGCCGCGCTCGCCGATCTGGCTGAGCACATGCAGGCCACGCCTGCGAAGCGCGCCGGCTCCGCTGCCACGCTGGCCGCCGCCACCGCGCAGTCGCTCACGCCGGGTCCGACGGCTCGCGACGCCGATTCATTCACGCGTGCCGCCAATGCGAGCGGCTCGATCGTCATTCCAGGCGCGGGCGAACCGCCGGCCGCGCCGCAAATGGTCCGCACCAACTTCAAACCCGACGCCAACGGTGTCGTGACGATTCCCGCGCCGGGCAGCGCCAATAGGGCGGACGCTGTCGCAAGAGTCAACGTGGTGTCGGGGTCGCGTCAGGTGGTGCCCGTCGTGGTGACGCCCGCACCGCAGTTAAACAGCGCGCGGCAAACCGCGGGCGTCCAGCCGGTGGCCGCCAACGCTCCGCTCGCCGCGGCCGCCGGCGCGTCGGCGTCGGCGTCGGCGTCAGCGGGCTTCGACAGCCTGGCTTCACGCGGTGAGCCGCCGCAGTTAGGCGCGAACGGCAAGCCGGTCGTGACCAGGGCGGTCGCCGCTCCGGCAGCGGTTCCGGCTGCTGTCCCGGCTGCGCCGGCGATTGCTCGTGCGTCGGCGACGCGGCCTGTCGCACCTGCCGTCGCCCAACAGAATCTGCGTCCCGCGACGATTGCACAGGCTCTGCCGCTGCCCGGCCAGCAGGATCCGGAAGCGATCCGCAGCGCCGCACTCGGTTTCCTGCAACAGCAATCCGCCGGCTTGCCCGGCAAGGTCGACATCACCGTGGCGCCGGCGTTTCCGCGCGGTCTCGCGCAATGTTCGACGCTCGAGCCGTTCATGCCGAGCGGCGCGCGTCTGTGGGGCCGCATGACCGTTGGCGTGCGCTGCGCGGGCGAGCGCCCGTGGACCATTTATCTGCAGGCGCGCATCTCGCTGCACGCCACCTACTATCTGGCCGCCCGTGCCATGGCGCCAGGCGAAGTGCTCACTGCCGCCGATCTCGTCGCGCGCGACGGCGACCTGACGGGCTTGCCGCAAGCCATCGTCACGGACCCTTCGCAGGCGGTCGGCTCGGTCACGCTCACGCGGGTCGCCGGCGGCATGCCGCTGCGCCGTGACATGCTGAAAAGCGCGTCGGCGGTGTCGATCGGACAGACGGTGCGGGTTGTCGCGGCGGGCGAAGGTTTCGCGATTTCGGCGGAAGGTAGCGCGATGAACAACGCGTCTCCGGGCCAGCAGGTGCGGGTCAAGACGGCCAACGGCCAGATCATTTCCGGCATCGTGAAAGACGGCTCGACCGTGGAGATTCAGCTGTGA
- a CDS encoding type II toxin-antitoxin system HicA family toxin, which translates to MKSAEVVKLIQAAGRRLIRISGGHYHFRHAARSGLVTIPHPKQDLPPGTLNSILKQAGTK; encoded by the coding sequence ATGAAAAGTGCCGAGGTCGTCAAATTGATTCAAGCGGCTGGTCGGCGGCTGATCCGCATATCGGGCGGCCACTATCATTTCCGTCACGCGGCAAGATCCGGTCTCGTGACCATCCCGCACCCAAAGCAAGATCTTCCGCCCGGCACATTGAACAGCATCCTGAAACAGGCGGGCACGAAATGA
- a CDS encoding RNA polymerase sigma factor FliA, translating into MYNAQGKISQAEVLTKYAPLVRRLGLQLVAKMPASVDLDDLIQAGMIGLLDAASRYKEDQGAQFETYASQRIRGAMLDELRSNDWLPRSLRRTSREVETAVHKVEQNLGRSASETEIAEHLQMPLDEYQSMLQDLHGSQLIYYEDFDRSADDEPFLDRYCVDHSDPLSALLDDSLRSALVEAIDRLPEREKLLMSLYYERGMNLREIGAVMEVSESRVCQLHSQAVARLRTRLREMAWANAEAT; encoded by the coding sequence ATGTATAACGCTCAGGGAAAGATTTCCCAAGCCGAAGTTCTGACCAAGTACGCACCGCTCGTGCGTCGCCTCGGCTTGCAGCTCGTCGCGAAGATGCCGGCGAGCGTCGATCTCGACGACCTGATCCAGGCCGGCATGATTGGACTTCTGGACGCGGCGAGCCGCTACAAGGAAGACCAGGGCGCGCAGTTCGAGACGTATGCCAGCCAGCGGATTCGCGGCGCGATGCTCGACGAATTGCGCAGCAACGACTGGTTGCCGCGCAGCTTGCGGCGCACCTCGCGCGAAGTGGAAACGGCGGTGCACAAGGTGGAGCAGAACCTGGGCCGCTCAGCGAGCGAAACGGAGATTGCCGAACACCTGCAAATGCCGCTCGATGAGTATCAGTCGATGCTGCAGGATCTGCATGGCAGCCAGCTGATCTATTACGAAGACTTCGACCGTTCGGCGGACGACGAGCCGTTCCTCGACCGCTACTGCGTCGATCATTCGGACCCGCTGTCGGCGCTGCTCGACGACAGCCTGCGCTCGGCGCTGGTGGAGGCGATCGATCGCCTGCCGGAGCGCGAGAAGCTGCTGATGTCGCTGTACTACGAACGCGGCATGAACCTGCGTGAAATTGGCGCGGTGATGGAAGTGAGCGAATCGCGAGTGTGCCAGTTGCACAGCCAGGCCGTGGCCCGTTTGCGCACGCGCTTGCGCGAGATGGCTTGGGCGAACGCCGAGGCAACCTGA
- the flgM gene encoding flagellar biosynthesis anti-sigma factor FlgM has translation MKVDSTTNSNLPTLKDALSRSQQSDATTANSNAQSAGTSSPATTSGSGDASVSLSGLSQHLRSLAASGSADIDTAHVESIKQAIKDGSLKIDSGKIADGVLNTARELLQSKTSSTGN, from the coding sequence GTGAAAGTCGATTCCACAACCAATTCGAATCTGCCGACGTTGAAAGACGCCCTGTCCCGCTCGCAACAAAGCGATGCGACGACCGCGAACAGCAACGCGCAGAGTGCGGGCACGAGCTCGCCGGCCACCACCAGCGGTTCGGGCGACGCCAGCGTCAGCCTGTCGGGTCTGTCGCAGCATCTGCGCAGTCTCGCGGCGTCCGGCTCGGCCGACATCGACACGGCGCACGTCGAGTCGATCAAGCAGGCCATCAAGGACGGCTCGCTGAAGATCGATTCCGGCAAGATCGCCGACGGCGTGCTGAACACCGCGCGCGAATTGTTGCAAAGCAAAACCTCGTCGACCGGCAACTGA
- the flhA gene encoding flagellar biosynthesis protein FlhA, translated as MNARAGFLARRPDALSGTNLRALAGPVLICMILGMMILPLPPFLLDLLFTFNIALSVMVLLVSMYTMKPLDFAAFPSVLLFSTLLRLSLNVASTRVVLLEGHTGPDAAGQVIESFGHFLVGGNFAVGIVVFIILMVINFMVITKGAGRIAEVSARFTLDAMPGKQMAIDADLNAGLINEEQARKRRSEVSQEAEFYGSMDGASKFVRGDAIAGLLIMVINIVGGLIVGMVQHGMDFASAGKNYTLLTIGDGLVAQIPSLVISTAAGVIVSRVATNEDIGTQLTGQLFTNPRVLVITGCILVLMGLIPGMPHFAFLILGGGLIQLGRTMKKRAEERKNTTALVDVAPAAMAPVENTEASWDDVTMIDTLGLEVGYRLIPLVDKNSDGELLKRIKSIRKKFAQEIGFLPPVIHIRDNLELRPNGYRIALKGVEVGVGEAYPGQWLAINPGQVSAALPGTPTQDPAFGLPAIWIDTNLREQAQVYGYTVVDSSTVVATHLNHLVVTHASELLGRREVQALLERMQKDTPSLVDDLVPKSLPLTTLQKVLQNLLEEGVPIRDMRTILEALSEHTPKITDAHDLTAAVRLALGRAITQQWFPGTGDMQVMGLDSNLERVLSQALSTGSNPGLEPGLAHTLLNETQKAMTRQQNLGLAPVLLVQHALRPMLARFLRRSLPQLKVLSYAEVPDTRNIKVVNLIGAHG; from the coding sequence ATGAACGCTCGCGCCGGTTTCCTCGCTCGACGGCCCGATGCCTTGAGCGGCACCAATTTGCGCGCCCTCGCCGGGCCGGTGCTGATCTGCATGATCCTCGGCATGATGATTCTGCCGTTGCCGCCGTTCCTGCTGGATCTGCTGTTCACCTTCAACATCGCGCTTTCCGTGATGGTGCTGCTCGTCAGCATGTACACGATGAAGCCGCTCGACTTCGCCGCGTTCCCGAGCGTGCTGCTGTTCTCGACCTTGCTGCGCCTGTCGCTGAACGTGGCGTCCACGCGGGTCGTGCTGCTCGAAGGCCATACCGGCCCCGATGCGGCGGGTCAGGTGATCGAATCGTTCGGCCACTTCCTCGTGGGCGGCAACTTCGCGGTCGGTATCGTCGTCTTCATCATCCTGATGGTGATCAACTTCATGGTGATCACCAAGGGCGCGGGGCGGATCGCGGAAGTGTCCGCGCGCTTCACGCTCGACGCGATGCCCGGCAAGCAGATGGCGATCGACGCCGACCTGAACGCCGGCCTCATCAACGAAGAACAGGCCCGCAAGCGCCGCTCCGAGGTCTCGCAGGAAGCCGAGTTCTACGGCTCGATGGACGGCGCGAGCAAGTTCGTGCGCGGCGATGCGATCGCCGGTTTGCTGATCATGGTGATCAACATCGTCGGCGGCCTGATCGTCGGGATGGTTCAGCACGGCATGGACTTCGCGTCCGCGGGCAAGAACTACACGCTGCTGACCATTGGTGACGGCCTTGTCGCGCAGATCCCTTCGCTGGTGATTTCGACGGCGGCCGGTGTGATCGTGTCGCGCGTCGCGACCAACGAGGACATCGGCACGCAGCTCACTGGCCAGTTGTTCACGAATCCGCGCGTGCTGGTGATTACCGGCTGCATTCTCGTGCTGATGGGCCTGATTCCGGGCATGCCGCACTTCGCGTTTCTGATTCTCGGCGGCGGTCTGATCCAGCTTGGCCGCACCATGAAAAAGCGCGCGGAGGAACGCAAGAACACCACGGCGCTCGTGGATGTCGCACCGGCCGCGATGGCGCCGGTCGAAAACACCGAAGCGAGCTGGGACGACGTGACGATGATCGACACGCTCGGCCTCGAAGTCGGCTACCGGCTGATTCCGCTCGTCGACAAGAACTCGGACGGCGAACTGCTCAAGCGGATCAAGAGCATCCGCAAGAAGTTCGCGCAGGAAATCGGCTTTCTGCCGCCGGTCATTCATATTCGCGACAACCTGGAATTGCGGCCGAACGGCTATCGCATCGCGCTGAAGGGCGTCGAAGTGGGCGTTGGCGAAGCGTATCCGGGCCAGTGGTTGGCGATCAATCCGGGGCAAGTGTCCGCCGCGCTGCCGGGCACACCGACGCAAGACCCCGCGTTCGGCTTGCCGGCCATCTGGATCGACACGAACCTGCGCGAACAGGCGCAGGTGTACGGCTACACGGTGGTCGATTCGAGCACGGTGGTGGCGACGCACCTGAATCACCTCGTGGTCACGCATGCGTCCGAACTGCTCGGCCGTCGGGAAGTGCAGGCACTGCTCGAGCGTATGCAGAAGGACACGCCGTCGCTGGTCGACGATCTGGTGCCGAAGTCGCTGCCGCTCACCACGCTGCAAAAGGTGCTGCAAAACCTGCTGGAAGAGGGTGTGCCGATCCGCGACATGCGCACGATCCTCGAAGCGCTCTCCGAGCACACGCCGAAGATTACCGACGCGCACGATCTCACCGCCGCCGTGCGTCTCGCGTTGGGCCGCGCGATCACGCAGCAGTGGTTCCCGGGCACCGGCGACATGCAAGTGATGGGCCTCGATTCGAATCTCGAACGGGTGTTGTCGCAGGCGCTCTCGACCGGTTCCAATCCCGGTCTCGAACCGGGGCTCGCACACACGCTGCTGAACGAAACCCAGAAGGCGATGACGCGTCAGCAGAACCTTGGGCTCGCGCCGGTGCTGCTGGTGCAGCACGCATTGCGGCCGATGCTCGCGCGCTTCCTGCGCCGCAGCCTGCCGCAGCTGAAGGTGCTGTCGTATGCGGAAGTGCCTGACACGCGCAATATCAAGGTGGTGAATCTGATCGGCGCGCACGGGTAA
- a CDS encoding type II toxin-antitoxin system HicB family antitoxin, with the protein MKNLIFPIAIESGDEDHAFGVVVPDIPGCYAAGDTLEEAYANAKEAIEAHLDVLLDEGLPIPARLTLPEHQRNPEYTGFAWGFVATRNIPALKKAVRINISLPEVLVQEIDTYAQTRGMSRSAFLALAAEHEMA; encoded by the coding sequence ATGAAAAACCTGATTTTCCCGATCGCGATTGAATCGGGCGACGAGGATCACGCGTTCGGCGTTGTCGTGCCCGACATTCCCGGCTGCTACGCCGCGGGCGATACGCTGGAAGAAGCCTACGCGAATGCGAAAGAAGCTATCGAGGCACATCTGGACGTACTGCTCGACGAGGGCTTGCCGATTCCCGCGCGACTCACGCTCCCTGAGCATCAGCGCAATCCCGAGTACACGGGTTTCGCGTGGGGATTCGTCGCCACCCGGAATATTCCCGCCTTGAAGAAGGCGGTGCGTATCAATATCTCACTGCCTGAGGTGCTCGTTCAGGAGATCGACACTTACGCCCAGACACGTGGCATGTCGCGCTCGGCCTTTCTGGCGCTCGCCGCGGAACATGAAATGGCTTAG
- a CDS encoding flagellar protein FlgN — protein MKDALLATLVEEYSAVEAFASILTLETKALTALSPLELLPPIVEQKTELIGVLARLETTRDGLLAEMGFPAGWPGMELAASADARVAEQWSLLQKAAERARRNNTSNGELIRVRMDYNQRALTALQVAVPQKVGFYGPDGRIPARPAV, from the coding sequence ATGAAAGACGCCCTGCTTGCCACCCTCGTCGAAGAATATTCGGCCGTCGAGGCGTTCGCCTCGATTCTGACGCTCGAGACCAAGGCGCTCACCGCCTTGTCGCCGCTGGAACTGCTGCCGCCGATCGTCGAGCAGAAAACCGAACTGATCGGCGTACTCGCGAGGCTCGAAACCACGCGTGACGGATTGCTCGCCGAGATGGGCTTTCCCGCCGGCTGGCCCGGCATGGAACTCGCGGCCAGCGCCGACGCGCGCGTCGCCGAACAATGGTCGCTGCTGCAAAAGGCCGCCGAACGCGCGCGACGGAACAACACCAGCAACGGTGAACTGATCCGCGTGCGGATGGACTACAACCAGCGGGCGCTGACGGCGCTGCAAGTGGCCGTGCCGCAGAAAGTCGGTTTTTATGGCCCGGATGGCCGCATTCCGGCGCGTCCCGCCGTGTAA
- the flhF gene encoding flagellar biosynthesis protein FlhF, with protein sequence MNIRKFVGATSRDALRLVREALGADAVVLSNRTMDDGSVEIVALADSDLAAITPKVPRVSAGAPQAGPMNAMAGQPALAAPRAMPAASTMQTNPYASGMPDVFSSVFGASPEAGAENQGNSASTAHSSFADDDANDAPPTTMKPAVSAPKAALPGTPKASPAAPVKAAASSPSQPVSPERPSARAAASRLTEDIRADLLKAAGVPAAPVAPTADAQTPRTMAESNPWLIDHARRIAAEQQQQGEYSARPAAMTPAAAMAKGLGAAVEPGNAAAPQAVDTPDWAREGAQAAARRAAQKNAPPPSSHDDARTPASVAEAIKARMEQVVNDTVMSELSSMRGMMEEHFAGLLWGERQRRNPARAALTKHLFAAGFSAQLVQMMVDNLPDDIESMEGGMDWVRSVLESNLPVMEDEDALMERGGVFALMGPTGVGKTTTTAKLAARCVMRFGASKVALLTTDSYRIGGHEQLRIFGKILGVSVHAVKDGADLQLALSELRNKHIVLIDTIGMSQRDRLVSDQIAMLCHAGQPVQRLLLLNATSHGDTLNEVVQAYQRAPDQQPLAGCILTKLDEATNLGGVLDTVIRYKLPVHYVSTGQKVPENLYVATRKFLIKSTFCIPRDNSPFVPHDDDIPGLLSALSARSTAELHEVRFG encoded by the coding sequence TTGAACATTCGTAAATTTGTCGGTGCTACCAGTCGTGATGCGCTGCGTCTCGTGCGCGAAGCGTTGGGCGCGGATGCCGTCGTGCTGTCCAATCGCACGATGGACGACGGCAGCGTCGAGATCGTCGCGCTGGCCGACAGCGACCTCGCCGCCATCACGCCGAAAGTCCCGCGCGTGAGCGCCGGCGCACCGCAGGCTGGGCCGATGAATGCCATGGCTGGACAACCCGCGCTGGCCGCACCGCGCGCCATGCCGGCCGCATCGACGATGCAGACGAATCCGTATGCGAGCGGCATGCCTGACGTGTTCTCCTCGGTGTTCGGCGCGAGCCCGGAAGCCGGTGCGGAGAATCAGGGCAACAGCGCTTCCACCGCCCATTCCAGCTTCGCCGACGATGACGCGAACGACGCTCCGCCCACCACCATGAAGCCGGCTGTGAGCGCGCCGAAGGCCGCGCTGCCGGGCACGCCCAAAGCGTCGCCTGCCGCCCCGGTCAAGGCAGCGGCGAGCTCGCCGTCGCAACCGGTCAGCCCCGAGCGGCCGAGCGCTCGTGCCGCGGCTTCGCGTCTCACCGAAGACATCCGCGCCGATCTGCTCAAAGCTGCCGGCGTGCCGGCCGCACCCGTGGCGCCGACTGCCGACGCACAGACGCCGCGCACGATGGCCGAATCGAATCCCTGGCTGATCGACCACGCTCGCCGCATTGCCGCCGAACAACAGCAGCAGGGCGAATACAGCGCGCGTCCCGCCGCGATGACGCCGGCCGCCGCGATGGCCAAGGGCCTCGGCGCCGCCGTCGAACCGGGCAACGCCGCCGCGCCGCAAGCCGTCGATACGCCCGACTGGGCCCGCGAAGGCGCGCAAGCCGCCGCGCGCCGCGCCGCGCAGAAAAACGCACCGCCGCCGTCCTCGCACGACGACGCCCGCACGCCCGCTTCGGTTGCCGAAGCGATCAAGGCGCGCATGGAGCAGGTCGTCAACGACACCGTGATGAGCGAACTGTCGTCGATGCGCGGAATGATGGAAGAACACTTTGCCGGCCTGCTGTGGGGCGAGCGCCAGCGCCGCAACCCGGCGCGCGCCGCGCTCACCAAGCATCTGTTCGCCGCGGGTTTTTCCGCGCAGCTCGTGCAGATGATGGTCGACAACCTGCCGGACGACATCGAGAGCATGGAAGGCGGCATGGATTGGGTGCGCTCGGTACTCGAATCGAACCTGCCGGTGATGGAAGACGAGGACGCGCTGATGGAGCGCGGCGGCGTATTCGCGCTGATGGGCCCGACGGGCGTCGGCAAGACGACGACGACCGCCAAGCTCGCCGCGCGCTGCGTGATGCGCTTCGGCGCCAGCAAGGTCGCATTGCTCACCACCGACAGCTACCGGATCGGCGGCCACGAACAACTGCGCATCTTCGGCAAGATTCTCGGCGTGTCGGTGCACGCGGTGAAAGACGGCGCCGACCTGCAACTCGCGCTCTCCGAATTGCGCAACAAGCACATCGTGCTGATCGACACGATCGGCATGAGCCAGCGCGACCGCCTCGTCTCCGATCAGATCGCCATGCTGTGCCACGCCGGTCAGCCGGTGCAGCGCCTGTTGCTGCTCAACGCGACGAGCCACGGCGACACGCTCAACGAGGTCGTGCAGGCCTATCAGCGCGCGCCCGACCAACAGCCGCTCGCCGGCTGCATTCTGACCAAGCTCGACGAAGCCACCAACCTGGGCGGCGTGCTCGATACGGTGATCCGCTACAAGCTGCCGGTGCACTACGTGTCGACCGGTCAGAAGGTGCCGGAGAACCTGTACGTCGCGACCCGCAAATTCCTGATCAAGAGCACCTTCTGCATACCGCGCGACAACTCGCCGTTCGTGCCGCACGACGACGACATTCCGGGATTGCTGTCCGCGTTGTCCGCGCGCTCGACGGCCGAATTGCACGAGGTCCGCTTTGGATAA
- the flhB gene encoding flagellar biosynthesis protein FlhB: MAEDSDLEKTESATPRRLQKAREEGQIVRSRELSTFALLAAGFFGVWGMSGSIGDHLQSMLRAAFTFDHAGAFETRRMMIGAGVASREGLYALLPILGFTGAAALLAPMALGGWQLSAKGLEPKFDRLNPIAGLGKMFSINGPIQLGLSLVKTLVVGVIGGTAIWNRREEILALATQPLQLALANGTHLIAVCCGMTVAGMFVVAALDVPYQLWQFHKKLRMTKEEVKREHRESEGDPHVKGRIRQQQRAIARRRMMTNVPKADVVVTNPTHFAVALQYTDGEMRAPKVVAKGVNLVAARIREIAAENNVPLLEAPPLARALYHNVELNREIPGPLYGAVAEVLAWVYQLRRFKTEGGAVPMAPTELDVPAELDKGGVSDDEADQEAADTLNPANPDNDDASGASA, from the coding sequence AGGAAGGGCAGATCGTGCGCTCGCGGGAACTGTCCACGTTTGCGCTGCTCGCGGCGGGGTTCTTCGGCGTGTGGGGGATGTCGGGCAGCATTGGCGACCATTTGCAGAGCATGCTGCGCGCGGCCTTCACGTTCGATCATGCCGGCGCTTTCGAAACCCGCCGCATGATGATCGGCGCGGGCGTGGCGAGTCGCGAAGGGCTCTACGCGCTGCTGCCGATTCTCGGCTTCACCGGCGCGGCCGCGTTGCTTGCGCCGATGGCGCTCGGCGGCTGGCAGTTGTCGGCCAAAGGCCTCGAGCCGAAGTTCGACCGCCTCAATCCGATCGCCGGCCTCGGCAAGATGTTTTCGATCAACGGGCCGATCCAGCTCGGCTTGTCTCTCGTCAAAACGCTGGTAGTCGGGGTGATTGGCGGGACCGCGATCTGGAATCGCCGTGAAGAGATTCTCGCGCTCGCGACCCAGCCATTGCAGCTCGCACTGGCCAACGGCACGCATCTGATCGCCGTGTGCTGTGGCATGACGGTAGCGGGCATGTTCGTCGTCGCCGCGCTCGATGTGCCGTATCAACTGTGGCAGTTCCACAAAAAGCTGCGCATGACGAAGGAAGAAGTGAAGCGCGAACACCGCGAAAGCGAAGGCGATCCGCACGTCAAAGGCCGGATTCGCCAGCAGCAGCGCGCGATTGCTCGCCGCCGCATGATGACCAACGTGCCGAAGGCCGACGTGGTGGTGACCAACCCGACGCACTTTGCCGTGGCGCTGCAATACACCGATGGCGAGATGCGTGCGCCGAAGGTGGTCGCCAAGGGCGTGAACCTGGTGGCCGCGCGGATTCGCGAGATCGCCGCCGAAAACAACGTGCCGTTGCTGGAAGCGCCGCCGCTCGCGCGGGCGCTCTATCACAACGTGGAACTGAACCGCGAGATTCCGGGCCCGCTGTATGGCGCGGTCGCCGAGGTACTCGCGTGGGTGTATCAGTTGCGCCGCTTCAAAACCGAAGGCGGCGCCGTGCCGATGGCGCCGACCGAACTCGACGTGCCCGCGGAACTCGACAAAGGCGGCGTATCGGACGACGAAGCCGATCAGGAAGCCGCCGACACGCTCAACCCTGCCAACCCAGATAACGACGACGCTTCAGGAGCCTCCGCATGA
- the flgB gene encoding flagellar basal body rod protein FlgB has protein sequence MLDKLDAEFAFGREALDVRAYRQELLSSNIANADTPGYKARDVDFASSLAGALKKAGGSAGTAASNNSTLAMTQPAGVTSGMSMASTAPGHMAGKSTLTPTGGTSDDYGNLQYRVPTQPALDGNTVDIDTERVQFADNTLHFESGMTVLSSQIKTMLSAIQSGS, from the coding sequence ATGCTGGACAAACTCGATGCCGAATTCGCCTTTGGCCGTGAAGCGCTCGATGTGCGCGCCTACCGGCAGGAGCTGTTGTCGTCGAATATCGCCAACGCCGATACCCCCGGGTACAAGGCGCGCGACGTCGACTTCGCCTCGTCGCTCGCCGGCGCGCTGAAGAAGGCCGGCGGCAGCGCCGGCACCGCCGCGTCGAACAACTCGACGCTGGCCATGACGCAGCCCGCGGGCGTGACGAGCGGTATGTCGATGGCGTCGACCGCGCCGGGCCATATGGCCGGCAAGTCGACGCTGACGCCAACCGGCGGCACGTCCGACGACTACGGCAATCTGCAATACCGCGTGCCGACACAACCCGCGCTCGACGGCAACACGGTCGACATCGACACGGAGCGGGTGCAGTTCGCGGATAACACGCTGCACTTCGAATCGGGCATGACGGTGTTGTCCAGCCAGATCAAAACGATGCTGTCGGCGATCCAGTCGGGCTCGTAA